ATTATCACCCATCATTCAACTTCAGTTTCTTTTGAAGATAAGAAATTTCTTACCTATATCAGTTATTCTCAATAAACAAAGACCCAAGTCGTCTCGTagttctttccctttctctacCACGTGCTCAGAAGGTCGCTGGGAACCTAGGACACGATCCATAAGGAAAGGGTCAACGACTCGAACCACACTCCAGCATGACTAAAAGCTGTACCATTGAAGCTTTTTCAATGGCAATGCCAGTTTGCCATCTATTGACTTTCGAAGTCGATTAGTAAAAGCTGGGTTAGTATGTCACTCGGCAGGTTCGATCACCCGGACAAATTAAGAAAGCGAGggaagaaacagaaaagaacTGCAGATGcactcatcttcctccttgATCCCTGCCGCGCGAACCGCCGTGGAAGCTTCTTCGTCGCTGAGTAATCTAGTGGCCTCGCTTCCTCACGTCCCGTCGTTGCCATTGGTGGGTAAGCTGGCGTTTGCTGCAATGGAGTCGGTGCCTGTGGACTATGCGAGTGTTGGACAGGGCATataataaaactaaaattaGGTGAAGGATAATACATAGAAGTAGAAGACATTGGAGTGTaatgaaaatcttaaaactaATCACGATAATGCAAAtaaattctaaaccttttaaaaaatacaattaaattttaaaatttgtgtaaaaatgcaatcaagtcctaaaatatgaaaaaaaaatgcaattaacaaAAGactttaagacttaattgcatattttgaaagttttaaaatttaattatgtttttctgataaattttaggatttttgatgcTGTAGAactccttttcatttctatgtttttaaagaagtgaaaattatttaaggtgtatttgttttagaaaaaaatttaatgacagaggaaaattattttcctaactttaagaatacatatttcttttgactGTAAGTACCTTTCTCATTAGTTGATCATTATTAGCAAAGCAAACATatgaaagttcaaaaattaattcgcaaaaaattatttcaagtaaaagCATCTTCATTATCGAATTTTTATGTCAACATTTCAAGGATGCTCATTTTGGGGATACATAAATTACGATAACGACAAGATTATATGTAAGGAACGAAATCATAACTAAGTCTAGCGAAGGAAATGAATTACTTGTGACACGCTAAAAAATACTAGGAAATGCAAACTCTTCTTCCATACAAACGTATGATTTTAAGATTTATTGTGTTTGTTTCAAGGATAACAGAATGATAAAGGGAAATACATTTtggatatcatttttttaaggaaaaggtCCCCTTTTAAGGTTGAAGAATTCATTTCCCTAATTTTAAGCATATGATTTTCCGTTGACCAATCATCTTCAACAAAATAAACGCGTGAAAATCTACCAAATTGATTTGTGGAAAATTCTTTTAATTCAAACAAACACCCATATTATGCGGATTTTATGGTTGAGTTAAGTTAGGATTTTCATTTTCGGTGCTATCTCGGATGATTTTGCACTCATTTGGCAGGGCCTACTTAGGAAGAGTAAATGAGTTTGCAAATCACCTTGGGATTCAAGTTGACAATCATCAGAATGCGCTTCGCTCATAATGCCggctggaaaaagaaaatcaatgaatATGTTATGTAGCTTACCCTTTAAACCTTGGATTGTCAAAGTTCAACACAATGACACAGTACCAAAAAATTTTGCAGCAATAAAAAGAATCACATTTTATTCCACTCGCGAGATCGATGTTCTGTCATGACATGATACATATCACATTACTGTCCGATCATGAAAAATCAAGGATCTGAGGTAACAGATCACTTGCACTTTTATTGTACTGCAAATAACTACCATTCGATCAAAGTCGAGATCAAAGTCGAGGCCTCGGAGTGGCGACATCTTTCTGCTCGAAAGTTATGGTCAGAGGAACCACACGATCCTTGCCAAACTTGACTCTCCTCACAATTACATTGACGGTTGCCCCCGATTTCTTCCCCATAACGTCCAACATCTGCAACAAATTGGTGAATTAAGCGTTTTAGTTATCATTTTCAATGGCGATAATGAATCGAATTAAGTCAGGAAGCTGAAGTTGAGCTGCCATCACAAACTGTAGACACTTAGTTTATGGTGAAATACTTTGTTCGTTCATTCTGCATCCATCGGTAATCTGTAATGCATCTTCTCTTTCTATCATTTTACATTCCATCCAAGATTCCTCATCTTGAAACTACTGTTGATCACAGTTCATGTAGAGAGTCACAGGCCTTTGAAGCCCTTCTTATTTCCCATCAAGGATAGACCAACGTCAAGAGCAATTCATTCCGATAAATGAATTGCATCAGGCACTTTTAGAGATATTTGATAACGATTCCAGTGTTCCATTTAATATTTGCTCAATGCGCCAAGCAAACAGCTTCTGAATCAAAATTGATGCCTGTTAGATCAAGAAAACTCTTACCTCATTCATATGGCGAACTTTTTCTCCATTAAAATCCACGATGACATCACCAGCTTGAACGCCAGCACGATCAGCAGGGGATCCTTTTATTACCTGACGAAGATATGAATACATAAGGAATCGGCAGtgttgacaaaaaagaagaatgcaTCATCTAAAAAGGCTAGCTCGAGCACCGATACGAGAATATAATGACATTAGATTACAGATTTCCATGAACACACAAGATTTTAAGTTCATTGTCAAAAGAAGTGAGGGTCGACACTTTACTAGTCCAATGATACTTAACATGCAGCATAAGTCGTCCCCTGAAGAGAGAGCTTTCTTTAGGGTACTTTCACAGAGAAATGGCAGCACCAGCGTGGTTTCAACGTCGCATATACAGTATGATTCTTATCATAGCACAGTCAACAAGTTATGTTGGTTTATCTGATGGAACATTTTCTCCAGACGAGGTTTTTCCATGAATTATTTCAAAtagaaaggacaaaagaaaaagcaaaaagatgaGCTAAACAAACTTAAGAGGGACCTTAGCAATATAGTATCCAACAGTAGCAAATTTGGCCATGCACCATACAGCAGCGCCTCGCAAAACCACAAATTCGTGCATAGAATTGGGGGCACTTTTCTTGCAAACTGATGACATTTCTGAAAAGGGAAGAGAATGAGAACATTTCCAGATTTGCCGAAGAAGGCATTAAGAAAGACATACCTTCTGTACAAATACACCTTCTACAGCAGCATTAGGAAATGTGGGGTAATGTTGCTTCAGTGTTTTGAAGTTCTTCTTACTGGCATTCCGCATAACCCACCCGAAATATGGTTGTGCAGGAATCCTGTGACAAGTTACTATCTGTTACCTAGGGGAAGATGATACGCTTGAAATATCATAATTTGTACTGGAGAAGTTTGGAGAATGAATGCTGGAGAAGACTTTGACAAGGCCATTATAGTAACTGATCAACGATGAAAGGAATTGTTTAAGTTTAAACTACAGAGGTCATCGAACTTATTTCTTTCCACTCAACACCTGGATTTCTCGCAGAGAAATGCAATAGAAACAACCTGACTGCTCAAGAATAACAGGCACATCGGAACATCAATGAAACACTTGCTTTAAGATCAATCACCTCTTTGATTATATAAAGGAGGATAGGAGACGATTGATCATTATACCAATAGAAAAGTTCCCGACAATAGTCTACATATCAATCAGGTATGAGGCACCAAAATAGAACGTACTGACAACTCTGGAAGGGCTTTATGATTGCTGAAATAAAGTCAACCGGTACAGCAAAGCTCACTCCAGATGCTTTATCCAACTTCATAGTCTCAACATTGACACCAACTAATTCTCCATCAATATTGCAAAGTGGACCACCAGAATTTCccttcaaaacaacaaaaaagtcGGAAACTTATTGTCAAGGAGCTTACCACAGTTATGTCAAAAGACCTAGATTAAGTTGGACAGAAAGTGCAGGCGTGTGAATTTATCACGAATGTCATGACTGAGTTCTATTGATTAGCCCGTGTTATTTACGGTCTACATTTCTGATTTAAAACATCTAGGAGATGAAAGATGGTGGCCAGCATTTCACAGATAGATGGCCCACATAATGACGAGATACAGATTCCCCCTTTTTCATTTCTCACGCTTCTTAAGAGTCTCAAGTAGCATCGCACCTCTCTATTTTTTAGGCTTACTTTCACCAGAACTGGTATCCTGATGCAGGACCCAATGCACAGGACTCGTCTAGTATTTCTAATGTTGAATATGTGAATCCAACAGCAAAAGGAAACACAAACCAATCACAGGCAGGCAGGCAGGCAAACACAAGCATCGTTACATCTTACTGGATTGATTGCACAGTCTGTCTGTAGATACTCCATGGCCATTCCTCCACGTTTCAACTCATTGCTCTTGCGATTAACACAGCTATATTAAGCAAGAAGAGGGAAGGAACTGTCACTTCAACTAATATTTATACATCCACGCTTTTGTGCTGATACAATCAACTAAGGAAAACAAAGACTCAGACAAAAATCAAGTGCTTGGTCAAATTGTAAGTACGAGCTGAATGACCTGATAATCCCGAGCGTAACTGTGTGTTGAAGGGAAAGTGGACAGCCTATGGCTATTGCCCAGTCTCCAGGACGAAGCTTACTACTTGAGCCAACTTTTGCTGTTGAAAGGGCAGAACTTGGGGTATCAATCTTTACAATGGCAATGTCAAGATCAACATAAGCATCAACAACATGGCCTCTCTCCACGTCTTGAGTATGTACAGTAACCTGCAACTTTCTTTCTGTAAGCCAAGAGCCCAGGACCATCCATGCTTAAATCAGTGagttttgttaagaaatcggAAGCATCCACAATCTTTAGTACTGAATCAAGTGTAATAATGCTTTGTCTGAGCC
This region of Eucalyptus grandis isolate ANBG69807.140 chromosome 8, ASM1654582v1, whole genome shotgun sequence genomic DNA includes:
- the LOC104417702 gene encoding putative protease Do-like 14 — encoded protein: MGSGTVIHEDGYILTCSHLFFDKTDVTYAADGKVTVHTQDVERGHVVDAYVDLDIAIVKIDTPSSALSTAKVGSSSKLRPGDWAIAIGCPLSLQHTVTLGIISCVNRKSNELKRGGMAMEYLQTDCAINPGNSGGPLCNIDGELVGVNVETMKLDKASGVSFAVPVDFISAIIKPFQSCQIPAQPYFGWVMRNASKKNFKTLKQHYPTFPNAAVEGVFVQKVIKGSPADRAGVQAGDVIVDFNGEKVRHMNEMLDVMGKKSGATVNVIVRRVKFGKDRVVPLTITFEQKDVATPRPRL